In Dromaius novaehollandiae isolate bDroNov1 chromosome 2, bDroNov1.hap1, whole genome shotgun sequence, one DNA window encodes the following:
- the TRIB1 gene encoding tribbles homolog 1, giving the protein MSRPAPPPRRAAALLLPAARCRSAPAKRLPPPDGPAEEAPAAKCPRLADCPGGPADCLSAPGSPCAPASPAGGGGGSGAAGPSLIASYLLLPLAEREQVSRALSVSSGRELRCKVFPLKHYQDKIRPYIQLPSHRNITGVVEVILGDTKAYVFFEKDFGDMHSYVRSCKRLREDEAARLFKQIVAAVAHCHQSAIVLGDLKLRKFVFSNEERTQLRLESLEDTHIIKGEDDALSDKHGCPAYVSPEILNTTGTYSGKSADVWSLGVMLYTLLVGRYPFHDSDPSTLFSKIRRGQFCIPDHVSPKARCLIRSLLRREPSERLTAPEILLHPWFEAVLELGYTDQETGTADQIVPEYHGDSDDISSFFC; this is encoded by the exons AtgagccgccccgcgccgccgccgcgccgcgccgccgcgctgctcctgCCGGCCGCCCGCTGCCGCAGCGCCCCGGCCAAGCGGCTGCCGCCGCCCGACGGCCCCGCCGAGGAGGCGCCGGCCGCCAAGTGCCCGCGCCTCGCCGActgccccggcggccccgccgacTGCCTCAGCGCCCCCGGCTCGCCCTGCGCCCCGGCCtcgcccgccggcggcggcgggggcagcggcgcggccgggccgagcCTCATCGCCTCCTacctgctgctgccgctggccGAGCGCGAGCAGGTGTCGCGGGCGCTGAGCGTCAGCTCCGGCCGGGAGCTGCGCTGCAAG GTGTTCCCTCTCAAACACTACCAGGACAAGATCCGGCCCTACATTCAACTGCCGTCGCACAGGAACATCACCGGGGTCGTGGAAGTGATCCTCGGAGACACCAAGGCCTATGTCTTCTTCGAGAAGGACTTTGGGGACATGCACTCCTACGTGAGGAGCTGCAAAAGGCTGCGGGAGGATGAAGCTGCCCGGCTTTTCAAGCAGATCGTCGCGGCTGTAGCTCACTGCCACCAGTCGGCCATCGTACTCGGTGACCTCAAGCTCAGGAAATTTGTCTTTTCTAATGAGGAAAG GACTCAGCTGCGGCTCGAGAGCCTGGAGGACACGCACATCATCAAAGGCGAAGACGACGCGCTCTCCGACAAGCACGGCTGCCCCGCGTACGTCAGCCCGGAGATCCTCAACACGACGGGGACGTACTCCGGGAAATCGGCCGACGTGTGGAGTTTGGGAGTGATGCTCTACACCCTCCTGGTGGGACGCTACCCCTTCCACGACTCGGACCCTAGTACTCTCTTTTCCAAAATCCGGCGGGGACAGTTCTGCATCCCCGACCACGTCTCTCCCAAAGCCAGATGCCTCATCCGCAGCCTCCTGAGGCGGGAGCCCTCCGAAAGACTCACCGCTCCGGAGATCTTGCTTCATCCTTGGTTCGAAGCGGTCTTGGAGCTTGGATATACCGACCAGGAAACGGGAACTGCGGATCAAATCGTTCCAGAATATCATGGAGACAGTGACGATATTAGTTCCTTCTTCTGCTAA